A single region of the Thermotoga profunda AZM34c06 genome encodes:
- the csm4 gene encoding type III-A CRISPR-associated RAMP protein Csm4, with protein sequence MRKLILLDFKGGFRVGRGDESDSTLSTIHSDTIYGAIVYWAFKLFGEDAQLFAKNLKCSSLIFQNNDDYVVPKPMIYDSMHSKDPKNIKSSPYAYLSKLSLVNPEKSILTEQPTTVTSIPRNALDRNTNNSMFYFIEVTYVKPGFVPCIVLEFEDNYEKMLTSSLKALGDSGIGGDNTYGFGLFDFKITDLPKQFNQQGKYYITLSLCIPNEEEIERLNAGYYRVIRKRGFKKDTVKTKVDLNYLVEGSTFTFPIQGRGVVKIEDYFIQTSPVVIAFGGDEK encoded by the coding sequence GTGAGAAAACTTATCCTCCTTGATTTTAAAGGAGGTTTCAGAGTTGGAAGGGGGGATGAGTCAGATTCCACCCTTTCCACAATTCATTCAGACACAATCTATGGTGCTATAGTCTATTGGGCTTTCAAGCTTTTTGGTGAAGACGCCCAGTTGTTTGCCAAAAATTTAAAATGCTCCTCTCTTATTTTCCAAAATAATGATGATTATGTCGTGCCAAAACCAATGATTTACGATTCTATGCATTCAAAAGATCCTAAAAATATTAAATCATCTCCTTATGCTTACTTGTCTAAATTGTCATTAGTAAATCCAGAAAAATCAATCTTAACCGAGCAACCAACAACAGTAACCAGTATACCCAGAAATGCCTTAGATAGAAATACCAACAACTCGATGTTCTACTTTATCGAAGTTACATATGTCAAACCAGGCTTTGTACCTTGTATAGTTTTAGAATTTGAAGATAATTACGAAAAGATGTTAACCAGTTCTCTGAAGGCTTTAGGTGATAGTGGTATAGGTGGTGATAATACTTATGGTTTTGGTCTTTTCGATTTCAAAATAACCGATCTGCCAAAGCAATTCAACCAACAAGGAAAATATTACATCACACTATCACTTTGTATACCTAATGAAGAAGAAATCGAAAGGCTCAATGCAGGATATTACAGAGTAATAAGAAAAAGGGGATTCAAGAAAGATACAGTAAAAACAAAGGTAGATCTAAACTATCTTGTTGAAGGAAGTACTTTCACATTCCCTATTCAAGGCCGTGGAGTGGTTAAAATAGAAGATTATTTCATCCAGACATCGCCTGTCGTAATCGCTTTCGGTGGTGATGAAAAATGA
- the csm2 gene encoding type III-A CRISPR-associated protein Csm2, giving the protein MANVEVIKKLPKLSEWNMSEMIKFSENTARELRINMTQIRKFHGHISKIWSKYSMNRPSYLKNLDAFKREIRDEMIFVKAYLAYQTGRQDELRDLQDILGTAIDKINDQADFELFKKFYDSILAYFKYYESQKGGQRR; this is encoded by the coding sequence ATGGCTAATGTGGAAGTAATAAAGAAATTACCGAAACTATCGGAATGGAATATGTCTGAAATGATTAAATTCTCAGAAAATACAGCTCGAGAATTGAGAATAAACATGACCCAAATAAGGAAATTCCACGGACATATAAGCAAAATCTGGAGTAAATACTCGATGAACAGACCATCTTACTTGAAAAATCTCGATGCCTTTAAGAGAGAAATACGAGACGAAATGATCTTTGTCAAAGCTTATCTTGCTTACCAAACTGGTCGTCAAGATGAACTGAGAGATCTTCAAGATATTCTCGGAACTGCTATAGACAAGATTAATGATCAAGCTGATTTTGAGTTATTTAAAAAATTCTATGATTCAATACTTGCATACTTCAAATACTATGAATCTCAGAAAGGAGGACAAAGAAGATGA
- the cas10 gene encoding type III-A CRISPR-associated protein Cas10/Csm1, translating into MDKERETLAIGALIHDIGKLVRRAGLVDQSQKHTLAGSVFIKDVDVDDKKIFAPYQKFMFYHHEANLDDPDPLTWYVCYADNIASSERQTKQDEGFEERRTLENILARIGKDDERTIDSYFKPGAIGEIDHTTNEKIADQSDFKKLYTALVDDLKRLSLNVENLRFLLYKYLSFVPQSTQKEGIMDISLYDHLKVTAMIALSIYDYVKAKKIPIEKYNDLKSLENEQVLLLIEGDVSGIQRFITNVSSKGALRSFRGRSFFIDLFQEIIVDKILQETGFFRTNVHFVGGGHFYLIISNTDQNIEKLRKVQKEINQWLLEKATDLKLIVEYEPMALSEVKDPSEVFQRINEKIRTAKLRMYSVDELNELFDLVNIKSVQNLQTCKICGKRTKELLSLREDQEPSACDFCKQMYEYGRQMVYAKYFSQDPQGDFEILNERYSFSDKPLKAKNYVLGLREIGSEDSQNLIFIDMVSYAKHQEFEELAEESAGKKLACLQADIDNLGTIFREGLKTKTLSRISTLSRLLTYFFKHKVRKLAKGKNVAVVYSGGDDLFILGGWEDILQFAYEMQMEFRNFTNENENITYTASFVIFDEKENIGKVKEMAQQAEKLGKKHGKNCIVLSHGMKRVFKNHRSVLEKPQIVSWKDFTEKTYRIYEKLSKLATSVDRSVIRKSLEISLEDSPLNKAFLAYIEARENEQDKIFANLVRTQEIPALNAILQLIDLKARRRDENG; encoded by the coding sequence GTGGACAAAGAACGCGAAACTTTAGCAATCGGAGCACTGATACACGATATAGGAAAACTTGTAAGAAGAGCTGGTCTTGTAGATCAATCGCAGAAACATACTCTCGCAGGTAGTGTTTTTATCAAGGATGTTGATGTGGATGACAAAAAAATCTTTGCTCCATACCAAAAATTCATGTTCTACCATCATGAAGCGAATCTTGACGATCCTGATCCACTTACCTGGTACGTGTGTTATGCGGACAACATTGCAAGTTCTGAAAGGCAAACTAAACAAGATGAAGGTTTTGAAGAAAGAAGAACACTTGAAAATATCCTGGCAAGGATAGGGAAAGATGACGAAAGAACAATTGATTCCTACTTTAAACCAGGCGCAATAGGAGAGATCGACCATACAACAAATGAAAAAATAGCAGATCAATCAGACTTCAAAAAACTATACACGGCACTTGTGGATGATTTAAAAAGACTATCTCTGAATGTTGAAAACTTGAGATTCTTATTGTACAAATATCTCTCTTTTGTACCACAGTCAACGCAAAAAGAAGGGATCATGGATATATCGCTATATGATCATTTAAAAGTCACCGCAATGATCGCACTTTCAATCTACGATTATGTTAAAGCAAAGAAGATCCCAATTGAGAAATATAACGACCTAAAAAGTCTTGAAAATGAACAAGTTCTTCTACTCATCGAAGGTGATGTCTCTGGAATTCAAAGATTCATCACCAATGTTTCATCAAAAGGTGCACTTAGATCTTTTAGAGGACGCAGTTTCTTTATAGACCTATTCCAAGAAATCATTGTAGACAAGATACTCCAAGAAACAGGATTTTTCAGAACAAATGTACATTTCGTTGGTGGAGGGCATTTCTATTTAATAATATCAAACACAGATCAAAACATCGAAAAACTCAGAAAGGTTCAAAAGGAAATCAACCAATGGCTCTTAGAAAAAGCGACAGATTTAAAACTCATTGTTGAGTATGAGCCAATGGCACTCAGTGAAGTGAAAGACCCATCAGAAGTTTTTCAAAGAATAAATGAAAAGATCAGAACAGCGAAACTGAGAATGTATTCTGTGGATGAATTAAATGAGCTTTTTGATCTTGTCAATATCAAGAGTGTTCAAAACTTACAGACATGCAAAATCTGCGGAAAAAGAACCAAAGAACTTCTTAGTTTGAGAGAGGATCAAGAACCTTCAGCATGTGATTTTTGTAAACAGATGTATGAGTATGGTAGACAGATGGTGTATGCAAAATACTTCTCACAAGACCCACAAGGAGATTTTGAAATACTCAACGAAAGATACAGTTTCAGTGACAAACCATTGAAAGCCAAAAACTACGTCCTTGGGCTTAGAGAAATCGGCTCAGAAGATTCTCAAAACTTGATCTTCATCGATATGGTCAGTTATGCCAAACATCAGGAATTTGAAGAACTCGCCGAAGAATCGGCTGGGAAAAAACTCGCATGCTTGCAAGCAGACATTGATAATCTCGGTACCATCTTCAGAGAAGGGTTAAAGACAAAAACTCTGTCAAGAATCAGCACGCTTTCGAGATTATTGACTTATTTTTTCAAACACAAGGTTAGAAAATTGGCCAAAGGTAAAAATGTTGCTGTTGTCTACTCGGGAGGAGACGATCTTTTCATTTTAGGTGGCTGGGAAGATATCTTGCAATTCGCTTATGAAATGCAGATGGAATTTCGTAATTTTACTAATGAAAACGAAAATATCACCTACACGGCATCTTTTGTTATCTTTGATGAAAAAGAAAACATAGGTAAGGTGAAAGAAATGGCGCAACAGGCTGAAAAACTTGGAAAAAAACATGGTAAAAACTGCATAGTTCTTTCACACGGTATGAAGAGAGTTTTCAAAAACCACAGATCAGTACTGGAAAAACCACAAATTGTGAGTTGGAAAGATTTCACAGAGAAAACATACAGAATCTACGAAAAACTCTCAAAATTAGCAACTTCCGTCGACAGAAGCGTCATAAGAAAGTCTCTTGAAATATCCTTAGAAGATTCTCCACTAAACAAGGCATTTTTGGCGTATATCGAAGCTCGTGAGAACGAACAAGACAAAATTTTTGCAAATTTGGTTAGAACACAGGAAATTCCTGCACTCAATGCTATTTTACAGCTTATAGATCTCAAAGCAAGAAGGAGGGATGAAAATGGCTAA
- the csx1 gene encoding CRISPR-associated CARF protein Csx1, protein MNGLIYQVGRILGETKSFFIPSQESQDDFCQESELSSFFLKKYHLSTKKEETKVILIYPVSILLNKRLPEEFKKRNLHDLEREIKDIVENPDEYLKNPVSYIRKIPCENDKDDILVIHSLGTYEKVELKGDYDDIVLELFFDMVKRYLREQIQEFYLDISSGLNIYISAMIEAARYFSIFATLVNWPGENSPKITITFSDPIIGSTASKYEIHFQKQVYPTAFESPFLSYFKRTYQGTKLTEDELNRFLKTEIFRDNEKLIRPLKRSLSEKLLKSFWIYSAIINCVPLFLYYENKHTEQEIFQEIENLIEYAEKKLYSNYRKSPKLNKEAYVEIICQLGLYIGMIRMLQSKDIKPINRDTGVSLKRIESVFKEILTQIGFNHSLTFLLNEVDLMIIKTNRYLEKTENQVNGWFSMREVIDPGSKSTLSERNFFAHIGLARDITELRKGTDETIYVRYNEHTSLDEVREYLLRNI, encoded by the coding sequence ATGAATGGTTTGATTTATCAAGTTGGACGAATCTTAGGTGAAACCAAATCATTCTTCATACCTTCTCAAGAATCACAAGATGATTTTTGTCAAGAATCCGAACTTTCAAGCTTCTTTCTCAAAAAGTATCATCTAAGCACAAAAAAAGAAGAGACAAAAGTGATACTGATCTACCCTGTCAGTATACTTCTCAACAAAAGACTCCCCGAAGAGTTCAAAAAAAGAAATCTGCATGATCTTGAACGAGAAATTAAAGATATCGTTGAGAATCCCGATGAATATTTGAAGAACCCCGTTTCTTACATCCGTAAAATACCCTGTGAAAATGATAAAGACGACATACTCGTAATTCACTCACTTGGTACTTATGAGAAAGTTGAGTTAAAAGGAGACTACGACGATATAGTTTTAGAATTATTTTTTGACATGGTAAAAAGATACCTTCGCGAACAAATACAGGAATTCTATCTTGATATTTCAAGTGGTTTGAATATATACATCTCCGCGATGATCGAAGCAGCGAGATATTTTTCGATATTTGCTACATTAGTGAACTGGCCTGGGGAAAACTCTCCAAAGATAACCATAACCTTCTCAGATCCCATAATTGGGAGTACAGCCTCAAAATATGAAATACATTTTCAAAAACAGGTTTATCCGACAGCTTTTGAATCACCATTTTTATCATATTTTAAAAGAACATATCAAGGTACAAAATTGACTGAAGATGAACTGAATAGATTTCTAAAAACCGAGATTTTCCGTGATAATGAAAAACTAATCAGACCACTCAAAAGATCACTGAGCGAGAAATTGCTGAAGAGTTTTTGGATTTATTCTGCAATTATAAATTGTGTACCTTTATTTCTTTACTATGAAAACAAACACACAGAACAAGAAATTTTTCAAGAAATTGAAAATTTGATCGAATATGCAGAGAAAAAATTATATAGCAACTACAGAAAATCACCAAAGTTGAACAAAGAGGCTTATGTAGAAATAATATGTCAGCTTGGCCTATACATAGGAATGATCAGAATGCTTCAAAGCAAGGATATCAAACCAATCAACCGAGATACCGGGGTAAGTTTAAAAAGAATCGAGAGTGTTTTTAAAGAGATATTAACTCAAATTGGTTTCAATCACAGTCTTACATTTTTACTAAATGAAGTAGACCTCATGATCATTAAAACTAATAGGTATCTTGAAAAAACTGAGAATCAAGTGAATGGGTGGTTTAGCATGCGTGAAGTTATAGATCCAGGATCTAAAAGCACGCTGAGTGAGAGAAATTTCTTTGCCCACATTGGTTTAGCAAGAGATATCACAGAATTAAGAAAAGGTACAGATGAAACAATTTATGTTAGATACAATGAACATACATCATTGGACGAAGTACGCGAATACCTATTGAGAAATATCTGA
- the csm5 gene encoding type III-A CRISPR-associated RAMP protein Csm5 → MRQKISIKFKTFTPVFIGSGEKYTPCQIVNINSSYYKLRDMSFFRLLHNYPKLKEKDSLNKIANKTIPNVEKQIDKKDLFYEIRKYTDEINGEILQMIKHPSGVLYIPGSSIKGAIRTAIQYHIMKKNRSHFSEIIEIIKNKLKEVQQDPKRKWSLMSQITKHVDSCFRFENEIHTDFARFLIVRDTNLLTEPVCLVRIGVFKVMSQKLVFDSKKPTFLAEVIPPSMEFETEIIFDLDQMELMQRELSKKYSDVPKSIDQIFDCVREMYDDVIKDELNDLKAENSKYGSLLKKLQNQKDKIHIGYGGGLKACSLFILLDEELRKQVRNLIKNHGRDIAPLSRRSLINKENQPISPFGWFTFTVVK, encoded by the coding sequence ATGAGGCAAAAGATATCGATTAAGTTCAAAACATTTACCCCTGTTTTCATTGGTTCTGGGGAAAAATACACACCATGCCAGATAGTGAATATTAATTCGTCATACTACAAACTCCGTGACATGTCATTTTTTAGACTGCTTCACAACTACCCAAAATTGAAAGAAAAAGACTCTCTAAACAAAATCGCCAATAAAACTATTCCAAATGTTGAAAAACAAATAGATAAAAAAGATCTATTCTATGAAATAAGAAAATATACAGACGAAATAAACGGAGAAATACTTCAAATGATCAAGCATCCTTCAGGAGTATTGTACATACCCGGTAGCTCCATCAAAGGTGCCATAAGAACGGCTATTCAATACCATATAATGAAAAAGAACAGAAGTCATTTTTCAGAGATCATAGAGATCATAAAGAATAAACTGAAAGAAGTTCAACAGGATCCAAAAAGAAAATGGTCATTAATGTCTCAAATAACTAAGCATGTAGACAGTTGTTTTAGATTTGAAAATGAAATTCACACAGATTTCGCAAGGTTTTTGATAGTCAGGGATACCAATCTACTCACAGAACCTGTTTGCCTTGTAAGAATTGGTGTTTTCAAAGTTATGTCTCAAAAACTTGTCTTTGACAGTAAAAAGCCCACCTTTTTGGCAGAAGTGATACCTCCATCAATGGAGTTTGAAACTGAGATTATCTTCGATTTGGATCAAATGGAACTTATGCAAAGAGAGCTTTCAAAAAAATACTCCGATGTACCAAAGTCAATTGATCAAATATTTGATTGCGTGAGAGAGATGTACGACGATGTGATAAAAGATGAACTAAATGACCTGAAAGCTGAGAATTCGAAATACGGAAGCCTTTTGAAGAAATTACAAAACCAAAAAGACAAAATTCACATCGGCTATGGGGGTGGTTTGAAAGCGTGTAGTTTGTTTATTCTTTTAGACGAGGAATTGAGAAAACAAGTTAGAAACCTGATTAAAAATCATGGTAGAGACATCGCACCACTTTCAAGACGTTCTTTGATAAACAAAGAAAATCAACCAATATCACCTTTTGGTTGGTTCACTTTCACGGTGGTAAAATGA
- a CDS encoding putative CRISPR-associated protein — MSYKDTLICTVGASLKTNSIRPNSPEQLKKLIDEAQSENMAGVAQILRNIKDPHDKTWGAEINSVASLIEKGFLNSRQKIFLLVSDTPDGELIGNILKEYFQKNKNNLEFNSVEVVKVDKLNDKNRFDFKLHGLRNLVREMANCAKDSLDRCIINATGGYKAAIAYAALLGQALNVPVYYLFESFDEIIELLPIPVRFDPDLYRKYSKIFAMLEYMNTVEEKRFLEKFGFQSWASLPEEIKIFIERTRIDTEDYLALNPLGQIYLESTEWDCSTIDDDDYKTNKPFSDKITGSGGHATKFREFNEKITEEIAKLPWIELVSITGSSEIESGNAFRVWIEKDHLKMVLNSKKGTGFYVIQTTIKNQKFLECVKKKIEEILQERR; from the coding sequence ATGAGTTACAAAGACACTCTCATATGTACAGTTGGAGCAAGTCTTAAAACAAATTCCATTAGACCAAATTCTCCAGAACAGTTAAAAAAATTAATAGATGAAGCTCAATCTGAAAATATGGCTGGAGTTGCCCAAATTCTGCGGAACATTAAAGATCCTCACGATAAGACCTGGGGAGCAGAGATCAATTCCGTTGCGAGCTTGATCGAAAAAGGTTTCCTTAATTCCAGGCAAAAGATATTTTTATTGGTTTCTGATACTCCCGATGGAGAACTTATCGGTAATATTCTCAAAGAATATTTCCAAAAAAACAAAAATAATCTTGAATTCAATAGTGTTGAGGTTGTGAAAGTGGATAAACTCAACGATAAAAATCGTTTCGATTTTAAACTCCATGGCTTGAGAAATTTGGTAAGAGAAATGGCTAATTGTGCGAAAGATAGTCTCGATCGATGTATTATAAACGCAACAGGTGGTTACAAGGCTGCTATCGCTTATGCAGCATTACTTGGACAAGCCCTAAACGTTCCCGTTTATTATCTTTTTGAATCCTTTGATGAGATAATAGAACTTCTCCCAATCCCAGTTAGATTCGATCCAGATCTATATAGAAAATATTCAAAGATCTTCGCAATGCTCGAATATATGAACACCGTTGAAGAGAAAAGATTCTTGGAAAAATTTGGTTTTCAAAGTTGGGCGAGTTTACCAGAGGAAATAAAGATATTCATTGAGCGAACTCGAATAGATACAGAAGACTACTTAGCACTAAATCCCCTTGGACAAATCTATTTAGAAAGTACTGAATGGGATTGTTCAACCATTGATGATGATGACTATAAAACAAACAAACCTTTTTCAGACAAAATCACAGGCTCAGGTGGACATGCAACGAAATTCAGAGAATTCAACGAGAAAATCACCGAAGAGATAGCCAAATTACCTTGGATTGAACTTGTCAGCATAACTGGAAGTTCAGAAATCGAAAGTGGAAATGCATTCAGGGTGTGGATAGAGAAAGACCATCTCAAGATGGTTTTGAACAGTAAAAAAGGAACAGGATTTTACGTCATCCAAACTACTATCAAAAATCAAAAATTTCTTGAGTGCGTGAAAAAGAAAATAGAAGAAATTCTTCAAGAAAGGAGGTGA
- the csm3 gene encoding type III-A CRISPR-associated RAMP protein Csm3 — protein sequence MSENAIKPILGKYIITGKIVLKTGTRIGGTDTGISIGGIDNPIIRNPLTGEPYIPGSSLKGKMRSLLERLKKMRLDTFGSGKNAVRRHECNDINCEICRLFGSSPKTEGEKVNIPARIIVRDAHLTEESKEALESMETDVPYAEWKMENGLDRVTCHASPRTNERVPAGAEFSFEIVYTAEEKSNVETDLRNIFTALELIEDDYIGSSGSRGYGKVEFKINQMIFKSEKYYTGEEEKVLSFDVEGKTPSELKQKLPNLKG from the coding sequence ATGAGTGAAAACGCAATTAAGCCAATCTTGGGAAAATACATAATAACTGGCAAGATTGTTTTAAAAACAGGTACAAGGATTGGAGGCACAGATACAGGAATATCGATAGGTGGTATCGACAACCCGATAATTAGAAACCCACTGACTGGTGAACCATATATACCTGGTAGTTCATTGAAAGGGAAAATGAGATCATTGCTTGAAAGACTAAAGAAAATGCGCCTTGATACGTTTGGATCAGGAAAGAATGCAGTAAGAAGACATGAATGTAATGATATCAACTGTGAAATCTGTCGTCTCTTTGGATCTTCTCCTAAAACAGAAGGCGAGAAAGTGAATATACCCGCGAGGATAATCGTCAGAGATGCGCATTTAACAGAAGAATCCAAGGAAGCCCTTGAAAGCATGGAAACAGATGTACCTTATGCCGAATGGAAAATGGAAAACGGTCTTGATAGAGTAACCTGCCATGCAAGCCCAAGAACTAATGAGAGAGTGCCAGCTGGTGCAGAATTTTCATTTGAGATTGTTTACACAGCCGAAGAAAAAAGCAATGTTGAAACAGATCTAAGAAATATTTTCACAGCACTTGAATTGATCGAAGATGACTATATTGGATCTAGTGGATCAAGAGGTTATGGAAAAGTCGAGTTTAAGATAAACCAGATGATTTTCAAATCTGAAAAATATTATACCGGTGAAGAAGAAAAAGTTCTCAGCTTTGATGTCGAAGGAAAGACACCCTCTGAACTCAAGCAGAAATTGCCCAACTTGAAAGGGTGA
- the csx20 gene encoding CRISPR-associated protein Csx20 gives MNKLFLIFNHELTEEQKNYIFNNLEVNEIINLPPELSNFWSNIPPDIDLTPEIFTELEGFLLQNRDPKVNNYCLIQGDFGATTYMVHWCYKNGFIPIYATTKRVSKEMRKEDGTVEIVKIFKHERFRRYVLPDP, from the coding sequence GTGAATAAACTGTTTTTGATATTCAATCACGAGCTCACGGAAGAACAAAAAAATTATATATTCAACAATTTAGAAGTCAATGAAATTATCAATCTACCACCTGAATTGTCCAACTTTTGGTCTAATATCCCGCCTGATATTGATCTTACTCCCGAAATATTTACAGAACTGGAAGGTTTTCTTCTTCAAAACAGAGATCCGAAAGTAAATAACTACTGTTTGATACAGGGTGATTTTGGCGCAACCACTTACATGGTGCATTGGTGTTACAAAAATGGATTCATCCCTATCTACGCTACCACCAAAAGAGTCTCTAAGGAAATGAGAAAAGAGGATGGAACCGTGGAGATAGTAAAAATCTTCAAACACGAACGATTCAGAAGGTATGTCCTTCCAGATCCTTAA